Proteins co-encoded in one Pelobates fuscus isolate aPelFus1 chromosome 5, aPelFus1.pri, whole genome shotgun sequence genomic window:
- the HOPX gene encoding homeodomain-only protein gives MSSLQKEIQENENPTQEQQDILEYNFNNVSKQPDETTLMLIAAEAGLTEEEAKEWFKARLAKWRKSEGLPTECGSVMD, from the exons ATGAGTTCACTACAAAAGGAGATACAGGAAAACGAAAACCCTACGCAGGAACAACAGGACATCCTCGAGTACAATTTTAATAATGTGTCCAAGCAGCCAGACGAAACCACCCTGATGCTAATTGCTGCTGAAGCAGGTCTTACAGAAGAAGAGGCAAAA GAATGGTTCAAAGCCCGATTAGCCAAATGGAGAAAATCAGAGGGCTTACCGACGGAATGTGGGTCAGTCATGGACTAA